The following coding sequences lie in one Oscillatoria salina IIICB1 genomic window:
- a CDS encoding response regulator: MAHKILIVENNSDVRMRVIKMLPSGNYEILEAEDGEEALTKIRSQQPKFIFLNWKLPKINGWELYQKMQTDEQLQKTAVVMMCRRQEEIAAKIPQAFQYFEYIERPFNKKQLIEAIKSATKKAKQPRSQTPPPPPPPVSESEDDALKAGISSIEKSLPEDLPSENPDLNLNSVPIEPVEEVTVNPFAESEEETAESDFPSEVATVNPFASTTEELEENDVESEIATPDLLTASSVAFDEDEDESSEQEAEGENIIALGSISEQAEVESEASDETEFDFGETEAFLEENSPNQEFDFNNPQENDLTLGDISEVVENFEPTPTESTVASENPVSKPVGNFEESLDSSSSEEKILVLQEAAGDLEKATNVLLEGLNDSSQEVQIAAYKQLRDYNNRQTISLALVEFTPYLIFECIHTLDVHSSGGVTSLAISPDRQTLVSSSIQGNIQLWNLDSGELLGALNKSSHQVTSVAIALDGETLYTSSQESNLKIWNLYTGELLGPLNQSSAGVSAIAIALDGQRLYTGAYETNIKIWNLYTGELLGALNQNSSQVTSLAVSPDGLTLVSGSNNNNIQVWDVRTGELYYQLTGHSQPVNGVAVSPDGRIIISGSDDRTVKIWDLQTGELLRTIDAHPGGVKAVAVSPDGQFIVSGGNLDLKIWGVA; encoded by the coding sequence ATGGCACATAAAATCCTGATCGTGGAAAACAACAGTGATGTGCGGATGCGAGTGATTAAAATGTTACCTAGTGGTAACTACGAAATCCTCGAAGCTGAGGATGGAGAAGAAGCACTAACTAAAATCCGCTCCCAACAGCCTAAGTTTATCTTTCTTAATTGGAAGCTACCAAAAATAAACGGTTGGGAACTTTATCAAAAAATGCAAACTGATGAACAACTCCAGAAAACGGCTGTGGTAATGATGTGTCGCCGTCAAGAAGAAATCGCAGCCAAAATTCCCCAAGCTTTCCAGTATTTTGAGTATATAGAAAGACCTTTTAATAAAAAACAGTTAATTGAGGCAATTAAATCTGCTACCAAAAAAGCGAAACAGCCTCGGAGTCAAACTCCACCACCACCACCTCCTCCTGTTTCTGAGTCGGAGGATGACGCACTTAAAGCCGGTATTTCGAGCATCGAGAAATCTTTACCAGAGGATCTCCCGTCAGAAAATCCAGATTTAAACTTAAATTCAGTCCCAATTGAGCCAGTAGAGGAAGTTACAGTTAATCCTTTTGCTGAGTCAGAGGAGGAAACTGCTGAGTCAGATTTTCCCAGTGAGGTGGCTACAGTTAATCCTTTTGCTTCTACGACAGAGGAGTTAGAAGAGAATGATGTCGAAAGTGAAATAGCAACTCCCGATCTTTTAACAGCTTCGTCGGTAGCTTTTGATGAAGATGAAGATGAATCTTCTGAGCAAGAAGCTGAAGGGGAAAATATAATTGCTCTCGGTAGTATTTCTGAGCAAGCAGAAGTAGAGTCAGAAGCCTCAGATGAGACAGAATTTGACTTTGGCGAGACTGAAGCGTTTCTCGAAGAAAATTCTCCCAATCAAGAATTTGACTTTAATAACCCTCAAGAAAACGATCTGACTTTAGGAGATATTTCTGAGGTAGTAGAAAACTTTGAACCTACACCAACAGAGTCAACAGTTGCTAGCGAAAATCCAGTTTCAAAACCCGTTGGTAATTTTGAGGAAAGCTTAGATAGTTCCTCAAGCGAAGAGAAAATTTTAGTTTTGCAAGAGGCTGCAGGGGATCTCGAAAAAGCAACAAATGTTTTGCTTGAAGGTTTAAACGATTCCAGTCAGGAAGTACAAATAGCTGCTTATAAACAGTTGCGAGATTATAATAACCGTCAAACCATTTCTCTCGCTTTAGTAGAATTTACTCCTTATTTGATTTTCGAGTGTATTCATACTTTAGATGTGCATAGTTCTGGGGGAGTTACTTCCTTAGCTATTAGTCCGGATAGACAAACTTTAGTTAGCAGTTCGATTCAAGGTAATATTCAACTATGGAATCTTGATAGTGGGGAATTGTTGGGTGCGCTGAATAAATCTTCTCATCAAGTTACATCGGTAGCGATCGCTCTGGACGGAGAAACTCTCTATACTAGTTCACAAGAGAGTAATCTGAAAATTTGGAATCTCTATACTGGGGAATTACTCGGTCCTTTGAATCAATCTTCTGCGGGAGTAAGCGCGATCGCGATCGCTTTAGATGGACAAAGGCTTTATACTGGTGCTTACGAGACTAATATTAAGATTTGGAATCTCTATACTGGAGAGTTACTCGGTGCTTTGAATCAAAATTCTTCTCAAGTAACATCTCTCGCTGTTAGTCCCGATGGTTTAACTCTTGTTAGTGGTAGTAACAACAATAATATTCAAGTTTGGGATGTCCGTACCGGAGAATTGTATTATCAACTTACAGGTCATTCTCAACCAGTTAATGGTGTTGCTGTTAGTCCCGATGGACGGATAATTATTAGCGGTAGCGACGATCGTACTGTCAAAATTTGGGATTTGCAAACCGGAGAATTATTACGCACTATTGATGCTCATCCTGGAGGTGTAAAAGCGGTTGCTGTTAGCCCTGATGGACAATTTATCGTTAGTGGTGGTAACCTGGATCTGAAAATTTGGGGGGTGGCTTAA
- a CDS encoding adenylate/guanylate cyclase domain-containing protein: MQLKKTNPKSGFTQNPPLKVYNRQVPLRLVLVVPFILQIFAAVGLTGWFSLRNGQKAIQEVLTQLSNDTAVKIDQHVQNYFKIPHLVLQINAQAIRNGDLNINDFQSLQRIFYSQIHLDESVDNVYIGTENGNFVSVQRLPSGKTVLKIKSNYTGINRFIYNLDERGNAIEFVEEIEYDPRERPWYQAAKSVGKPTWSPIYHSHYLGVLQITPVVPVYTPDNEFRGVLAANLILSQISIFLNNLKIGDSGEAFIIERTGELVASSTEEQYAIDTPEGEKRLLATDSQSELIRSTMANLLQEFDDLNQLQAKNNFHYKSEGNRYWVQVTPLRDRYGLDWLTVVVVPQADFMEKINQNTRMTILLCLAALSLATLSGLLTSGWITKPILNLSQASSAITNGKLTQKVTPVKITELAILADSFNQMAEQIHYYFTALERANQELENKVEQRTAELRLEKEKSEKLLLNILPKVIAERLKKNNDTIAEHYEEVTILFADIVGFTPLSARLKAIELVNLLNVIFSGFDELAELLELEKIKTIGDAYMVAAGLPNPRADHAEAIADMALAMQAVVDQIQFEQGEKFQIRIGIHTGVVVAGVIGIKKFIYDMWGDTVNVASRMESSGVPGKIQVTAEVYELLKELYVFEDRGLIPVKGKGEMQTYWLIERKI, translated from the coding sequence ATGCAGTTGAAAAAGACTAATCCCAAAAGTGGATTTACGCAAAATCCTCCCCTCAAAGTTTACAATCGCCAAGTCCCTCTACGACTTGTCCTTGTCGTTCCCTTTATCTTACAAATTTTTGCCGCAGTTGGCTTAACTGGTTGGTTTTCCTTGCGTAATGGTCAGAAAGCAATTCAAGAGGTTTTAACTCAACTCAGTAACGATACTGCTGTGAAAATTGACCAACACGTGCAAAATTATTTTAAGATACCTCATCTAGTTTTGCAAATCAATGCTCAGGCGATCCGCAATGGAGATTTGAATATTAATGACTTCCAAAGCTTACAAAGAATTTTTTATTCCCAAATCCATCTTGATGAGTCTGTAGATAACGTTTATATCGGTACTGAAAATGGTAATTTTGTTAGTGTTCAGCGATTACCTAGCGGCAAAACAGTCCTGAAAATTAAAAGTAATTATACCGGGATAAATCGCTTTATTTATAACCTTGATGAACGGGGAAATGCGATCGAATTTGTGGAAGAAATTGAATACGACCCTCGCGAAAGACCTTGGTATCAAGCTGCAAAATCAGTAGGTAAACCTACCTGGAGTCCAATTTATCATTCTCACTATTTAGGAGTGCTACAAATTACTCCCGTTGTCCCCGTTTATACACCAGATAATGAATTTCGCGGAGTTTTAGCTGCTAATTTAATTTTATCTCAAATTAGCATTTTTTTAAATAATTTAAAAATTGGGGATTCTGGCGAAGCTTTTATTATCGAAAGAACTGGAGAGTTAGTTGCTAGTTCTACTGAGGAACAGTATGCAATTGATACACCAGAAGGCGAAAAACGACTTTTAGCTACTGACAGTCAAAGCGAGTTAATTCGCTCAACAATGGCAAATTTATTGCAAGAATTTGACGATCTAAATCAACTTCAAGCTAAAAATAATTTTCATTATAAATCAGAAGGAAATCGCTATTGGGTACAAGTGACTCCTTTACGAGATCGATATGGTTTGGATTGGTTGACAGTGGTTGTTGTACCTCAAGCTGATTTTATGGAGAAAATTAATCAAAACACGCGGATGACGATTTTGTTGTGTTTAGCAGCTTTGAGTTTAGCTACTTTATCAGGTTTGCTTACTTCGGGTTGGATTACGAAACCAATTCTGAATTTAAGTCAAGCTTCTTCAGCAATAACTAATGGAAAATTAACTCAAAAGGTAACTCCGGTGAAGATTACTGAGTTAGCTATTTTAGCTGATTCTTTTAATCAGATGGCGGAACAAATTCACTACTATTTTACCGCTTTAGAACGAGCCAATCAAGAGCTAGAGAATAAAGTAGAACAACGCACTGCCGAGTTGCGTTTAGAAAAAGAAAAATCGGAAAAATTACTTTTGAATATTTTGCCAAAAGTAATTGCTGAACGTCTAAAAAAAAATAATGATACTATTGCCGAACATTATGAAGAAGTAACTATTTTGTTTGCTGATATTGTGGGATTTACGCCTTTATCAGCACGTTTAAAAGCCATTGAGTTAGTTAATTTGTTAAACGTAATTTTTTCCGGGTTTGACGAATTAGCAGAATTACTAGAATTAGAGAAAATTAAGACAATTGGCGATGCTTATATGGTAGCAGCAGGATTACCTAATCCTAGAGCGGATCATGCTGAAGCGATCGCGGATATGGCGCTAGCGATGCAAGCGGTTGTCGATCAGATACAATTTGAACAGGGAGAAAAGTTTCAAATCCGAATTGGAATTCATACTGGTGTTGTCGTTGCTGGTGTAATTGGAATTAAAAAGTTTATTTACGATATGTGGGGAGATACGGTTAATGTTGCTTCCCGAATGGAGTCTTCTGGTGTCCCCGGAAAAATTCAAGTCACGGCTGAGGTTTACGAACTTTTGAAGGAATTATACGTCTTTGAAGACAGAGGTTTAATTCCCGTGAAGGGTAAAGGAGAAATGCAAACTTATTGGCTGATTGAGAGAAAAATTTAG
- the glyS gene encoding glycine--tRNA ligase subunit beta, whose amino-acid sequence MPAFLLEVGTEELPADFVASAIAQWKHLIPQSLESEFLTPEGINVYGTPRRLAVMIQGLPSQQPDREEEIKGPPAQVAFKNGQPTKAAEGFARKQEVELNDLEVRETEKGEFVFVQKKIPGRAAKEILNELIPEWIAKLEGRRFMRWGDGDLRFSRPIRWLVALVDEEILPVELVNGSSKIVSDRLSWGHRVLHPEAVTIPHASKYVETLQTAYIEVDPEVRSQKIQQQTKTEAEKINGVADISPDLLAEVINLVEYPTAVVGKFDEEFLSLPTEVITTVMVSHQRYFPVKESDDVKSKLLPNFITISNGDPQKGEIIAAGNARVIRARLSDAQFFYKADLCKPLEMYVPQLEKITFQEDLGSIFAKVERIGKIALSLAEELNLSQEKCEQVSRTALLCKADLVTQMVYEFPELQGIMGQKYALASQEAEVVANGIFDHYLPRGADDILPETFTGQIVGISDRLDTLVSIFGLGTIPTGSSDPFALRRAANAIINITWNSELKFNLYQNIQQIAADFVKEHPDKENPVANLEEFFLQRIRTLLQDDLKIDYDLVNAVLGEDDPEYTEKALEDLLDVRSRALFLQKIRNNGKMDAIYETVNRSARLAVKGNLDTKQLEPKQVVKPELFEQSSEQAFYDALGELLPKTKASQAERNYQLLVDELAKIAPTVSRFFDGEDSVLVMTEDAKVQENRLNLLGLLRNHARILADFGSIVK is encoded by the coding sequence ATGCCTGCATTTTTATTAGAAGTTGGTACAGAAGAATTACCCGCAGATTTTGTTGCTAGCGCGATCGCGCAATGGAAACATCTCATTCCCCAAAGCTTAGAGTCAGAATTTTTGACTCCAGAGGGGATTAATGTTTATGGTACTCCTCGTCGTCTCGCTGTGATGATTCAGGGACTTCCTTCTCAACAACCTGACAGAGAAGAGGAAATAAAAGGACCTCCCGCGCAAGTAGCGTTTAAAAATGGTCAACCCACCAAAGCGGCTGAAGGATTCGCTCGCAAACAAGAGGTAGAATTAAATGATTTAGAAGTTCGGGAAACGGAAAAGGGAGAATTTGTCTTTGTACAAAAGAAGATTCCCGGACGTGCTGCTAAGGAGATTTTAAACGAATTAATTCCCGAATGGATCGCTAAGTTGGAAGGAAGGCGATTTATGCGTTGGGGAGATGGTGACTTACGCTTTTCTCGACCGATTCGTTGGTTGGTAGCATTAGTAGATGAGGAAATTTTACCAGTAGAATTGGTCAATGGTTCGAGTAAGATTGTCAGCGATCGCCTATCTTGGGGACATCGGGTTTTGCATCCGGAAGCTGTGACTATTCCTCACGCTTCTAAATATGTGGAAACCTTACAAACAGCTTATATTGAAGTTGACCCGGAAGTCCGCAGCCAGAAAATTCAGCAGCAAACCAAAACTGAAGCAGAAAAAATTAATGGAGTGGCTGATATTTCCCCGGATTTACTAGCAGAAGTTATTAACTTGGTGGAATATCCCACCGCAGTTGTGGGTAAATTCGATGAAGAATTTCTCAGTCTTCCCACGGAAGTAATTACTACTGTGATGGTAAGTCACCAGCGCTATTTTCCTGTCAAAGAAAGTGACGACGTAAAAAGCAAACTTTTGCCTAACTTTATCACTATTTCTAATGGAGATCCCCAAAAAGGAGAGATTATTGCTGCGGGTAACGCAAGAGTAATTCGCGCCCGTTTGTCTGATGCACAATTTTTCTATAAAGCCGATCTTTGTAAGCCGTTAGAAATGTATGTTCCGCAACTAGAAAAAATTACTTTCCAGGAAGATTTAGGTTCAATTTTTGCCAAAGTGGAACGCATCGGCAAAATTGCTTTAAGCTTGGCAGAAGAATTAAATTTAAGTCAAGAAAAATGCGAACAAGTATCTCGTACTGCCCTACTTTGTAAAGCCGATTTAGTTACGCAAATGGTCTACGAATTCCCAGAATTACAAGGAATTATGGGACAAAAATACGCTCTTGCTAGCCAAGAAGCGGAAGTTGTCGCTAACGGGATTTTTGACCATTATTTACCTCGCGGGGCAGATGATATTTTACCAGAAACATTCACAGGTCAAATCGTCGGAATTAGCGATCGCCTCGATACCTTAGTCAGTATTTTTGGCTTGGGAACGATCCCCACAGGTTCCTCCGATCCCTTCGCTTTGCGCCGCGCCGCTAATGCGATTATTAATATTACCTGGAACTCGGAATTAAAATTTAATTTGTATCAAAATATACAGCAAATTGCCGCAGATTTTGTTAAGGAACATCCAGACAAAGAAAATCCCGTAGCCAACTTAGAAGAATTCTTTTTGCAGCGCATTCGCACGTTACTACAAGACGACCTGAAAATCGACTACGATTTAGTCAATGCGGTGTTAGGAGAAGACGATCCCGAATACACCGAAAAAGCTTTAGAAGATTTGTTAGATGTGCGATCGCGCGCCTTATTCCTCCAAAAAATCCGCAATAACGGTAAAATGGATGCAATCTATGAAACCGTGAATCGTTCGGCTCGTTTAGCAGTCAAAGGCAATTTAGACACCAAACAACTCGAACCCAAACAAGTTGTTAAACCAGAATTATTCGAGCAATCTTCCGAACAAGCATTCTACGACGCATTAGGAGAATTACTCCCCAAAACTAAAGCTTCCCAAGCCGAACGTAACTATCAATTATTAGTAGATGAATTAGCCAAAATTGCGCCCACAGTCAGCAGATTTTTTGACGGCGAAGACAGCGTTTTAGTCATGACTGAAGATGCAAAAGTTCAGGAAAATCGCTTAAATTTATTAGGTTTGTTGCGCAATCACGCTCGAATTTTAGCAGATTTTGGTTCGATTGTTAAATAA
- the mltA gene encoding murein transglycosylase A, translating into MKKKLAYCQVGVAIASSLILFSGCQKTQQSLSIVSVTPEIEQLLTVGWKADARAVLQPLASPPDELGWDEKIGNRDEIFGDKEILLQAIARSLEYLNSPQAKAAYRNYPIPEITQARVIRSLKRFQELLLIANSGEELMSAVKREFVFYQSVGSDNLGTVLFSAYFEPIYPASRTPTAEYRYPLYRLPPDLKSWSKPHPTREELEGKNGLLGAKSRLAGLEIFWLKSRWEAYLIHIQGSARLILPDGKQTTIGYAGNTARDYNSIGWELVQEGKIPLEELTMPRILEYFQINPGAMDEYISRDRSFVFFEEKYGVSALGSIEVPLSAERAIATDKSLMPPGALALIQASIPDYNSSGTLEERQITRFVLDQDAGGAIKGAGRVDYFLGSGEQAGERAGVTRSYGQLYYLLLRSESL; encoded by the coding sequence ATGAAAAAGAAACTAGCTTACTGCCAAGTCGGCGTGGCGATCGCCTCAAGTTTAATCCTGTTTTCTGGTTGTCAAAAAACACAGCAATCTTTATCAATTGTTAGCGTAACTCCTGAAATCGAACAACTTTTAACTGTAGGGTGGAAAGCCGATGCACGAGCAGTTTTACAACCTTTAGCTTCGCCACCAGATGAGTTAGGTTGGGATGAAAAAATTGGCAATCGAGATGAAATTTTCGGAGACAAAGAAATACTTCTCCAAGCAATCGCTCGTAGTTTAGAATATCTAAATTCTCCTCAAGCAAAAGCAGCTTATCGCAATTATCCTATCCCAGAAATTACTCAAGCTCGAGTTATTCGTAGCTTAAAAAGATTCCAAGAATTATTATTAATCGCCAATTCTGGTGAGGAATTAATGTCCGCAGTCAAACGAGAATTTGTATTTTATCAATCAGTGGGTAGCGATAACTTAGGTACAGTTTTATTTAGTGCTTATTTTGAACCAATTTATCCAGCCAGTCGCACTCCAACCGCAGAATATCGCTATCCTTTGTATCGACTACCACCAGATTTAAAATCTTGGTCAAAACCTCATCCTACTAGAGAAGAATTAGAAGGAAAAAATGGTTTACTAGGTGCCAAAAGTCGTTTGGCTGGATTAGAAATATTTTGGTTAAAGTCTCGCTGGGAAGCATATCTCATTCACATTCAAGGTTCCGCGCGTTTAATACTTCCTGACGGCAAACAAACCACTATTGGTTATGCGGGAAATACTGCTCGGGATTACAATAGTATTGGTTGGGAATTAGTGCAAGAAGGGAAAATTCCCTTAGAAGAATTGACGATGCCCCGGATTTTAGAGTATTTTCAAATTAATCCTGGTGCAATGGATGAGTATATTAGTCGCGATCGCAGTTTCGTTTTCTTTGAGGAGAAATATGGCGTCTCAGCCTTGGGGAGCATAGAAGTACCTTTATCAGCCGAACGAGCGATCGCTACAGATAAATCTTTAATGCCACCTGGAGCATTAGCTCTGATTCAAGCTTCAATTCCCGATTATAACTCTTCTGGAACCCTGGAAGAACGGCAAATTACTCGTTTTGTTTTAGACCAAGATGCCGGAGGTGCAATTAAAGGAGCAGGTCGAGTAGACTATTTTTTAGGCAGTGGCGAGCAAGCTGGAGAACGTGCGGGTGTGACTCGAAGTTACGGACAATTGTATTATTTGCTTTTGCGTTCCGAAAGTTTATAG
- the ftsH2 gene encoding ATP-dependent zinc metalloprotease FtsH2 yields the protein MKISWRIVLLWTLPALVIGFFLWQGAFASNPAEMGGNTASTRMTYGRFLEYLDAGRVTSVDLYEGGRTAIVQAVDPQLDNRVQNLRVDLPTKAPELIEKLRKANVRLESHPIRNDGALWGLLGNLIFPVLLIGALFLLFRRSSNIPGGPGQAMNFGKSRARFQMEAKTGVKFDDVAGIEEAKEELQEVVTFLKQPERFTAVGARIPKGVLLVGPPGTGKTLLAKAIAGEAGVPFFSISGSEFVEMFVGVGASRVRDLFKKAKENAPCLIFIDEIDAVGRQRGAGIGGGNDEREQTLNQLLTEMDGFEGNTGIIIIAATNRPDVLDAALLRPGRFDRQVIVDAPDLKGRIGVLEVHARNKKLAPEVSIEAIARRTPGFTGADLANLLNEAAILTARRRKEAITMHEIDDAVDRVIAGMEGTPLVDSKTKRLIAYHEVGHAIVGTLVKDHDPVQKVTLIPRGQARGLTWFVPDEEQGLVTRSQLIARIAGALGGRAAEEEIFGHDEVTTGAGGDLQQVAEMARQMVTRYGMSDLGPLSLEGQGGEVFLGGGLMNRAEYSEEIATRIDAQIREIAERGHQLARKIIRENREVIDRLVDLLIEKETIDGEEFRQIVAEYTEVPEKDQFVPQL from the coding sequence ATGAAAATTTCTTGGAGAATAGTGCTACTGTGGACGTTACCCGCCCTGGTAATCGGGTTTTTCCTCTGGCAAGGTGCGTTTGCTTCCAATCCAGCAGAAATGGGTGGTAACACAGCTAGCACTCGTATGACTTACGGTCGCTTTTTAGAATATTTAGATGCAGGTAGAGTTACTAGTGTAGACCTTTATGAAGGTGGTCGAACGGCGATCGTGCAAGCGGTTGACCCACAATTAGATAATCGCGTACAAAACTTGCGTGTAGATTTACCGACTAAAGCTCCTGAGTTAATTGAAAAGCTCAGAAAAGCAAACGTAAGACTCGAATCTCATCCCATCCGCAATGATGGTGCGTTGTGGGGACTTTTAGGTAACTTAATCTTTCCAGTTTTGTTGATTGGAGCGTTATTTTTACTTTTCCGTCGCTCTAGTAATATACCGGGCGGTCCTGGTCAAGCAATGAATTTTGGCAAGTCCCGCGCTCGTTTTCAAATGGAAGCTAAGACTGGCGTGAAGTTTGATGATGTAGCGGGAATTGAGGAAGCGAAGGAAGAATTGCAAGAAGTTGTAACTTTCTTGAAGCAACCGGAACGTTTTACTGCCGTTGGCGCTCGGATTCCTAAAGGTGTGTTGTTGGTAGGACCTCCGGGAACTGGTAAAACTTTGTTAGCAAAAGCGATCGCTGGGGAAGCAGGTGTACCTTTCTTTAGCATCTCTGGTTCTGAGTTTGTCGAGATGTTTGTCGGTGTCGGTGCTTCTCGCGTGCGCGATTTGTTCAAAAAAGCGAAAGAAAATGCTCCTTGCTTAATTTTTATCGATGAGATTGACGCAGTTGGTCGTCAGCGTGGGGCGGGAATTGGTGGTGGTAATGACGAACGGGAACAAACCCTGAACCAGTTACTCACCGAAATGGATGGTTTTGAAGGCAATACCGGGATTATTATTATCGCGGCTACCAACCGTCCTGATGTTTTAGATGCTGCTTTATTGCGTCCAGGACGCTTTGACAGACAAGTAATTGTCGATGCACCAGACTTAAAAGGACGAATTGGTGTCTTAGAAGTACACGCCCGCAATAAGAAATTAGCGCCCGAAGTTTCCATTGAAGCGATCGCCCGTCGCACTCCTGGTTTTACTGGGGCAGATTTGGCTAATTTGCTCAACGAAGCGGCGATTTTAACCGCACGTCGGCGCAAAGAAGCGATTACGATGCACGAAATTGACGATGCAGTTGACCGGGTAATCGCGGGAATGGAAGGTACTCCTCTGGTTGATAGCAAAACCAAACGTTTGATTGCTTATCACGAAGTCGGTCACGCGATCGTCGGTACGCTAGTTAAAGACCACGATCCCGTGCAAAAAGTGACCTTGATTCCACGCGGACAAGCCCGTGGTTTGACTTGGTTTGTCCCTGATGAAGAACAAGGTTTAGTTACCAGATCCCAGCTAATTGCGCGTATTGCTGGCGCTTTAGGCGGTCGTGCGGCGGAAGAAGAAATCTTCGGTCACGATGAAGTTACCACAGGTGCAGGTGGTGACTTACAACAAGTAGCAGAAATGGCGCGACAAATGGTCACTCGTTACGGGATGAGCGATTTAGGTCCGCTATCTTTAGAAGGACAAGGTGGAGAAGTGTTTCTTGGTGGCGGTTTGATGAATCGTGCTGAGTATTCTGAAGAAATTGCTACTCGGATTGATGCTCAAATACGCGAAATTGCCGAACGCGGTCATCAGTTAGCCCGCAAGATTATTCGGGAGAATCGCGAAGTAATTGACCGTTTAGTAGACCTTTTAATTGAGAAGGAAACTATCGACGGTGAAGAGTTCCGTCAGATTGTTGCTGAGTACACTGAAGTTCCTGAAAAAGACCAGTTTGTACCTCAGTTATAA
- a CDS encoding metallophosphoesterase family protein translates to MKIVSDPPIATKLCKMKQRVRWEDPLISDRQIDQTSFVLDDGFSDRQEFSFLVIGDSGTGYHRSHNPQRKVAEMLLEHQSRCRFLLHTGDVVYLVGSSEYYPANFIHPYREFIVGGEKPDKIHYDRMVFKLPILPVPGNHDYYDLPLISGVLAQATWPLRRLLRTKMSFDIGWHGSHQGQTYAKAFLDYLQKIDNPNELGRHLDTYYTAKTNTGRCLRYQPGLFTRLPNRYYTFRYGGVDFFALDSNTFNAPIPIPATKEGESLRRQLIRRLAELERKKEQIMEISAQLNSSNPDEAEQLDDYEGKLEQIEEMKLDIEKQLAADEKSVIDWEQLNWLKQRLIASWQDEQVRGRVIYLHHPPYVTEATKWNQAQTKSIRFHLRWVLDGVASAVGELAAGRPLVDLVISGHAHCLEHLRTENTGHGDSNINWLVCGGSGYSLRRQRKQGTDILETEENLLVARSLLFYGRHDQGKHKRRFYSALRIDVQPGQPVKFSVQPLILERFRHEWHQPQAEPFLL, encoded by the coding sequence ATGAAAATCGTTTCCGATCCGCCCATCGCTACGAAACTCTGTAAAATGAAACAACGGGTACGTTGGGAAGATCCGTTAATTAGCGATCGCCAAATCGATCAAACTTCTTTTGTCCTTGACGATGGTTTTAGCGATCGCCAGGAGTTCTCTTTTTTGGTAATTGGTGATAGCGGTACGGGCTATCATCGAAGTCATAACCCACAGCGTAAGGTGGCGGAAATGTTACTCGAACACCAATCACGCTGTCGGTTTCTCTTACATACTGGCGATGTTGTCTATCTGGTTGGTTCCAGCGAGTATTACCCTGCTAACTTCATTCACCCTTACCGCGAGTTTATCGTTGGTGGCGAAAAACCAGATAAAATTCACTACGATCGCATGGTTTTTAAGTTACCTATTCTCCCAGTACCGGGCAATCACGATTATTACGATCTACCTTTGATTTCTGGGGTTTTGGCGCAAGCAACTTGGCCCCTACGTCGCTTACTACGCACGAAAATGTCTTTCGATATTGGTTGGCATGGTTCTCATCAAGGTCAAACTTATGCCAAGGCTTTTCTCGATTATCTCCAAAAAATCGATAATCCCAATGAGTTAGGACGACATCTCGATACTTATTACACTGCTAAAACTAATACTGGTCGTTGTTTGCGCTATCAACCAGGACTTTTTACTCGCTTACCCAACCGTTATTACACTTTTCGCTACGGTGGCGTTGATTTTTTTGCTTTAGACTCGAATACTTTTAATGCTCCCATACCAATCCCGGCGACGAAAGAAGGAGAAAGCTTGCGTCGTCAGTTAATTCGGCGTTTGGCTGAACTTGAGCGGAAAAAAGAGCAAATTATGGAAATTTCTGCTCAACTAAATTCTTCTAACCCTGATGAGGCGGAACAACTCGACGACTACGAGGGAAAATTAGAGCAAATTGAAGAAATGAAGTTAGATATTGAAAAGCAACTCGCGGCTGATGAAAAAAGCGTTATCGACTGGGAACAATTGAATTGGCTCAAACAAAGATTAATTGCTTCTTGGCAAGATGAACAAGTGCGAGGACGAGTTATTTACTTGCACCATCCTCCTTACGTTACCGAAGCGACAAAGTGGAATCAAGCCCAAACTAAATCTATTCGCTTTCACTTGCGTTGGGTTTTGGATGGAGTAGCGTCAGCCGTAGGCGAATTGGCAGCAGGTCGTCCTTTGGTAGACTTAGTTATTAGCGGTCACGCTCATTGTTTAGAACATTTGCGGACTGAAAATACAGGACATGGCGACTCAAATATAAACTGGCTTGTTTGTGGTGGTAGCGGTTACAGTTTGCGTCGCCAACGCAAGCAAGGAACAGATATCTTGGAAACGGAAGAAAATCTTTTAGTCGCGCGATCGCTATTATTTTACGGTCGTCATGACCAAGGTAAACATAAGCGACGTTTTTATTCTGCTTTACGAATCGATGTTCAACCGGGACAACCTGTTAAATTCTCAGTTCAACCATTAATTTTAGAACGCTTTCGTCACGAATGGCATCAACCACAAGCCGAACCCTTTCTCCTTTAA